A window from Thalassophryne amazonica chromosome 15, fThaAma1.1, whole genome shotgun sequence encodes these proteins:
- the smox gene encoding spermine oxidase, protein MQSCDISSDSTDDPLSCSLHTHRQPRILVIGAGLAGLAATKVLQKNGFTNVTVLEASDHIGGRVLSVQHGKTTLELGATWIHGANGNPVYHLAEDNGLLEDTTDGERSVGRISLYTKNGVAHYQTNLGRRIPKDMVEEFSDLYNEVYELTQEFFQNGKPVCAESQNSVGVFTRDVVRKRIMVDPDDSESTKKLKLSMLQQYLKVESCESSSPSMDEVSLSAFGEWTEIPGAHYVIPGGFMKIVELLAQDIPSHTICLNKPVRCIHWNYSAHHEEVITKSSTSNHNENNHRWQPYEDPLILGHPVYVECEDEEWIKADHVIVTASLGVLKQSHETMFSPSLPEDKVQAIQKLGISTTDKIFLEFAEPFWSPECNSIQFVWEDEAQLEQLAYPEELWYKKICRFDVLYPPERYGYMLSGWICGQEALHMERCDDEMVSEICSELLRRFTGNPNIPKPRRVLRSLWGSNPYIRGSYSFTRVGSNGGDFERLATPLPYTNSTKASPLQVLFAGEATHRKYYSTTHGALLSGQREATRLTEMYHDLHRAETTKPDL, encoded by the exons ATGCAAAGTTGTGACATTTCCTCAGACAGCACTGATGATCCTCTTAGTTGCAGCCTACACACTCATCGGCAGCCTCGAATTTTGGTGATTGGTGCTGGTTTAGCTGGCCTTGCTGCAACAAAGGTCCTGCAGAAAAACGGATTCACGAATGTTACTGTGCTAGAGGCATCAGACCACATTGGCGGAAGAGTTCTCAGTGTACAACACG GAAAAACTACTTTGGAGCTCGGAGCCACATGGATTCATGGTGCCAACGGGAACCCGGTGTACCACTTGGCAGAGGACAATGGATTACTTGAAGACACCACAGATGGAGAGCGGAGTGTCGGACGCATTAGTCTGTATACCAAAAATGGTGTGGCTCATTACCAGACCAACTTGGGCAGAAGGATCCCCAAGGACATGGTGGAGGAGTTCAGTGACCTGTACAATGAG GTGTATGAGCTGACACAAGAATTCTTCCAGAACGGGAAGCCTGTGTGTGCCGAGAGCCAGAACAGTGTCGGTGTTTTTACACGGGATGTGGTGCGAAAGCGGATCATGGTGGATCCTGATGACTCTGAGAGCACCAAGAAGCTCAAACTGTCCATGCTTCAACAGTAcctcaag GTGGAGAGTTGTGAAAGCAGCTCTCCCAGCATGGATGAGGTGTCTCTGAGTGCATTTGGTGAGTGGACCGAGATCCCAGGTGCACATTATGTCATTCCTGGAGGTTTCATGAAGATTGTGGAGCTGCTGGCCCAGGATATCCCCTCCCACACCATCTGCCTTAACAAGCCGGTCCGCTGCATCCACTGGAACTACTCCGCCCATCACGAGGAGGTGATCACCAAGAGCAGCACCAGCAATCACAATGAAAACAACCATCGCTGGCAACCTTACGAGGACCCTCTTATCCTAGGGCACCCTGTTTACGTGGAGTGCGAAGACGAGGAGTGGATCAAAGCCGATCACGTGATCGTGACAGCTTCCCTGGGTGTGCTGAAGCAGAGCCACGAGACCATGTTTTCCCCATCGCTGCCAGAGGACAAGGTCCAAGCCATCCAGAAGCTTGGCATCAGCACCACTGATAAGATATTCTTAGAGTTCGCTGAGCCCTTTTGGAGCCCGGAATGCAACAGCATTCAATTTGTGTGGGAGGACGAGGCTCAGCTGGAACAGCTGGCCTATCCAGAGGAGCTGTGGTACAAGAAGATCTGCAGGTTTGATGTTCTCTACCCACCTGAGCGCTACGGATACATGTTGAGCGGCTGGATATGTGGGCAGGAGGCACTTCACATGGAGCGCTGCGATGATGAAATGGTGTCCGAGATCTGCAGTGAGCTGCTGAGGCGCTTTACAG GCAACCCAAACATTCCAAAGCCGAGGCGCGTGCTGCGCTCCTTGTGGGGCAGTAACCCCTACATTCGGGGCTCGTACTCCTTCACACGAGTGGGCTCTAACGGGGGTGACTTTGAACGGCTGGCCACGCCACTGCCATACACCAACAGCACCAAGGCTTCG